The genomic stretch CCTCGAGCACCGCGCCCATGTCCACACCATCGACCCACTCCATCACCAGGTAGTAGCCGTCCTCCGCGCTCCCGAAATCGAAGACAGGCACGATGTTCGCATGAGACAGCTGCATGGACAGCTTGGCCTCGGAGATAAAATGTGAGACGGCCCCCTCAGAGAGCTTGCGGCTCGCTAGGATGCGCTTGATGCACACGCGCTTGGACGTCCCGGCCGCACCCACTGCGCGGGCGGAGAACACCTCACCCATCCCGCCGCTCGCTACGCGATGCTCGAGGATATAGCGACCCACACGATCTTGGCTCGGCTGACCCGCACTCATCTTGTTCTCCTCGTGTGTACCGTCTTGGGCGGCTGCGCGCACCAGCGCCGTTCCGCCGGCGCCGTTTCGACGCGGCCCGGCGCGGCGGTGGTCCTCCTGTCGGTCGAGCCCGAGCACGAAGAGTACGCCGTGGCCATCGCACGCGCGCTCCGACGCGGACCGAGCCCCAGCGGTGCACCTTGGCTGCCTGTGCCCGAGCGCGAGACACGCGCCCTCCACGACGAACTGGCACGCATCGAAGCCCTGTTCTTCGACCTGGACCTCCCCGGCGCCGAGCGCGCCGCGCGAGACGTCCTCGCGGGCATCGATGATGGGCTCGTCACCGTGGACGACCAGGCCGCCTTGCTGAACGCGCTCATCCGCGCAGCGCAGGTGTTCGACGCCCAGGGAGCGGGGGACGCCGCCGATGACGCCCTCCGGCGCGCCACGGCCGTGCGTCCGGGCTTCGAGCTCTCTGCCGTCGACTTCCCCCCCAGCTTGATCGCTCGCCGCGCGGCGCTCGGCGCCACGTCGGAGCGTCGTGTGCTGACGCTCCGCGACCTGCCCCCGGGCGCCCACGTCTACGTGGACGGCGCCCCCGTGAGTGGCCCGCAAGTCGCGCTGGTGCAGGGCCCCCACGTGGTGCGCGTCAGCGCGCCGGGCTACCTGCCGCTTCAGCAACGCATGGACCTCCAGGTGGACACCGCGCTGGCCCCCGAGCTCACCGTGGACCCAGAACGCCTGCACGCGCTGCCCGCCGACCACGCCCGCGCGTACTTGGCCAGCCACGACGCGCACGCGCTCCGCTTGTCGCTCTCCGTCTCGAACGAAGGGCGCAGCTGCAGGCTCTCCGTGGACGGCGAGCCGAGCGTCAGCGTGCTCGCCCCCCTCGACGAAGGTCCTCCCGCCGTCGCGGCGCGGCTCGTGACCGAGCGCGAGGCCGCGCGAGACGCGCGCATTGCCGGGGCCACGAGGCGACGGCGCGTACGTGGCGTCGTCGCGGCCACCGCCGTGGTGGCCGCGGGCGCGGGGGCAGGCGCGTACGTGGCGCTACGCCCAAGCGCGGACGGTTGGCGCGGCAGCGGCCAACTCGCGGAGAGCTCACCATGACTCGGTCGCGCGTTGTCTCGTTGACGTCCGTCGGTCGCGCCGTCTCGCGACTCGGGCTCGTCTCGCTCTGCGTAGCCTGCGCGGGGACCGTGTCGTTGCTGTCGTTCAGCGTCACGCGCGACGCCCTCGAGGACCCGTTCCCCGGCGCCACGGCGGTCGAGGTGTCCGTCCGCCAAGACGGCGTGCGGTTGCCACGCGCCGTCGCGCGCACGGCGCTCTCGGGCGAGCCCTTCGCCACGCCCGTCGTGCCCTTCGGGACGGGCTACACGCTGCGTGTCGACGTGCTCGACGGCGAGCTGCTCCTGGCGAGAGGCACGAGCGCGACCTTCGCGACGCAGCGCAGCGAACAGGGCGCGCTGCCCGACGTCTTCGTCGCGCCTCTCGGTCGCTTTGCGCAGCTGGCCACCCGCTCCGCCCCGACACCCGTCGCGGCCGCGCGCGTGGGCGACGCGCTCGTGGTCGGCAACGCCGATGGCTCGGTCAGCCGCGTCGACGCCCACACGGCTCTCACCGACGAGCTGCTCGCTCCGGCGGCCGGCCGCCGCTTCGTCGCGCTGCCGAGCGGGCTGCTCGTCACGACGGGGGGCGACGCTTGGTTCTTCGACGACGACGCCCACGCCACGGTGGCGGCGGAGCTCGCGCGGCACGGGCCCGACGCGCTCCTCGTGCCCATGCTCGACGGGACACCCGGCGAGCCCTGTGGGTTCGCGCTCGGCGGGCGCACGGCACCCCAGGCGCTGACGAGGCTCTGCGTGGTGGGCGGCGTCCTCGAGGTCGAGCCCCTCCCGGACGTCGGGCTGGGCGGCTGGGGTGGCGTCGGGGTGCACGTGAGCCTCGGGGCCGATGGTGGGCGCTTGGCCTGGGTCGGGCGGCAAGACGCGGGCGGCACCAGCAGCGCGCTCACCCTCGTGGACCCGGGCGCGCCCCAGGACACGCGCACCGTGGCCCTCGACCTGCCGACGACGGGCGCGGCGGTGATCGCCAACGCGCCCGGCGAGCTGCTGGTCGTGGGCGGGCGCTCGGCAGCGGGTGTCGTGCTGAGCGACGTCGCCCGAGTCGTCGTGCAGGCCTCGGGGACCGCGGTGCGCGCCGTCCCCGCGCCAGAGCCGTTGTTCTCGCCTCGTCAGGGAGGAGCCGCCGCGTGGGTGGCCGACGGTGTGTACCTGGTCTACGGCGGAACGAACGCGGGCGGTGCAGCCGTGAGGCGCGCCGAGCTGGTCGACGTACGGGGCTTCCCGGGCGTCGTGGCGCCCACCGGAGAGCTCCCGGTCGAAGCCTCCGTCGTGGCGCCAGTGGACGATCACGCGCTCGTGGCGATCGGGGCCAGCGCCATGTACCGCTATGCGGCTCCTCGGGGGTTCGAGTGAGCGCTCCCGGCATGCCCACGAGTCCCCATCGTGGACTGGCACGACTCTCGCAAATGGCTGGCGTGATGCTCCGTCGCGCCGCCGTTCTGTGCACCCTCCTCGTCTCCGGCTGTGCCCCCGCCGAGGACACCGCGCCCCTCAGCGGCGGCGACCAGGGCACGGCCGGCGCCGCCGTGGACATCGCGCTCGAGGTGCGCGTCAGCGGCCCGCTCGACGTGATCGAGCTGAGCGTGGAGTTGGCGAGCGTCGAGATGCTCAGCGACCGTGAGCCAGACGAGGCGGCTCGGCTCGGGCTGGACGGCCAACTCGCGCTACACGACGGCTTCGGCGACCAGGTGAGCTCTGCCGCGCCGGGCGCGTACAGCGTGCTGCTGCTCTCACCGCGTGAGACCGCCCCAGCGCTGCGCCTGGTGGTGACCCTGGCCGGCGTACGCGTGCAGCTGGAGGCCAACGCGCTGCCTCCCATCCGGCTCCGCTGCCCAACGCCCATCGACGTGGCGGATGGCGCGGGGCTGACGGTGCTGGGCACGCTCGACCTCAGCGACCTCGATGGCCTCTTCACCGGCGCGCTCTTCCCGCTCCCCATCGGCACGACCGAGATCTCGGTCACCGAGCTGACGCACCCGAACCTGGTGACCGACGTGGTGACGGCCATCGTGTCGTCGTGGAGCCTGACCTGCACGCCAGGTTGAGCACGCGCGGCGCTTCGGGATCTCGTGCACGAGCCTGCACACTGGGCACGCAGCTGCACACCGCGACCGCCAGGTCGTGCCGCAGCGCCCGACAGCGCCGCGCGAGCGGCTACGCGCTCTCGGACCCCAACTGCTCCACCAGCGCCGACACCAGCTCGACGTGGGCCAGCACACGGTCCTC from Sandaracinaceae bacterium encodes the following:
- a CDS encoding PEGA domain-containing protein encodes the protein MCTVLGGCAHQRRSAGAVSTRPGAAVVLLSVEPEHEEYAVAIARALRRGPSPSGAPWLPVPERETRALHDELARIEALFFDLDLPGAERAARDVLAGIDDGLVTVDDQAALLNALIRAAQVFDAQGAGDAADDALRRATAVRPGFELSAVDFPPSLIARRAALGATSERRVLTLRDLPPGAHVYVDGAPVSGPQVALVQGPHVVRVSAPGYLPLQQRMDLQVDTALAPELTVDPERLHALPADHARAYLASHDAHALRLSLSVSNEGRSCRLSVDGEPSVSVLAPLDEGPPAVAARLVTEREAARDARIAGATRRRRVRGVVAATAVVAAGAGAGAYVALRPSADGWRGSGQLAESSP